AGGATGATGATGAGTTCCTTCTTGTTCAGCTTCTCCTCGTCGTAGCCGAAGAGGTAGCGCAGACCAAGCACCCACCAGGGCAGGTCCTTCAGAATCGGGATGCCGCGGCGCACCGCCTGCACGTCGTTCGTGTACAGGCCGCCGACCACGGTCTCCTCGCCGTCGATGAGAATCACCGAGGTATTCGCGAGGGTCTTGTTGACGATGGTCGACACGGGATCGGGTATGACGCTGCTGCGTTCCGCCGAAATCTTCAGATGGACGAATTCCAGCGAGTCCTGCTTCATGATCACGGGTGTCACGTTGATGATGGTACCCGCGCTATAGAACTTCTCCGTCGTGTTCCCCGACATGTCGCGCTGCTTCACCGAGAAGTCCTGTCCCACATGGATGCGTCCTTCCTCGCCCGAACGCACGGTGATCGACGGACTCGAAATCAGATCGCCGAGATTTTCGGATTCCATCGCCTTGATCCATGCGTGCAGCGATGTTTTGCCGCCGTTTGCGGTGTAGGTGAGCTCGTTCATCATGCCGAACTGAATGTCCTGCGTCTGCTCGCCGCTGCCGGATCCGCTTCCCGAACTGCTCGATGCGCCGACGTCGAGATTCACGACACCGGATTTTGTGATGAGCGACGGCGCGACGTTCAGGAAATCCCAGTTCACGCCGAGCTGTTCCATCTCCGAACGGTTCGCCTCGAAAAACACCGCGGAGATCTCCACTTCACGCGTCGAGATGGCCTGCTTCGCCGAAAGGTTGAGACTGTCGGCCTTGCCCGACAATGAATAAATACGCACGTAGTCGGGGTTCTCCACGTACCAGAAGTTGTTCACGCGGAGCACGAGGTCGAAGGCGTCACGCCAGTACATGCCCGGGATGTTGATGCCGATCGTGCGCGAATCGACCGTCTTCGAACCGGGTGCGGAAGTGGCCAGGGCCTCCTCGTACACGAGCGGCTTCGAGGCGAAGCGTTTGAAGGCGTTCGAGAAGATCTGCATCGCTTTTGCGAAGGGCGTGTCGCCCGTCATCGCCAGCGTTTCCTCGGGGGGTGTATAGTCCCGCGGGACGGGTTTGTCCTGGGCATGCAGCGCGGTGACGCCGAGCAGCACCACGATCAGGCATGCGCGTAACAGGTGAGCGTTCATGACTTCGGCCTTTTTACTTGCTTGGGAAGTTCAACATTGGTCTGGAATCGGAGTGTCAGCATGTAGCGTTCGACGATGCCGCCCTTGTTGAGCAGGAACAACACCTGCCTGCGCTCGGGCATGATCTTGCTGACGTAGCCGAGATACACCTCGTCGCCTTCGGTGAGCATGACCAACTGATTGTGCTGATCGCTGATGAAGGCGCGTCCCTTCATGACGGCCAGCAGCGTCGAATTCTCGACATCGGGCAGGTCGTACACGTTGGGCGGAATCTCGGGATTGACGAGCGAAAGGAAGGGATTGTAAGTGATCGGCTGGAACACGACATCGCGCAGCGCGGGCGCCTTCGCGCTGTCGGCAAAGGCCGTCTGCGCGGTGTAATAGGCGAGCACGTCGGCGTCGAATTGTACCGTATGATCGATGGTGCCGCGGTCCTTGTCCACGCTGTGCACCTCACGGATGTCGACGTTGATCAGCTTCATCAGCTTCGGCCCGTGTTCGATGTACTGAATCATGCGCGCCAGACTGAAGAAGGGGCCCTGTCCGGAGATGTGGTAGCGCACGTATCCGCAGCCGTCCTGTTCAACCTTCTCCTGCGTCAGGACGTTCAGATCGAGTTCCGGACTCATGCCGAGAATCTCGTTCAGGTACACGTTGGTGTTGCTCGCTACTTCGCTCGCGGGAACCAGTTTCGGGCGCAAGGTCCAGGCGCCTGTCAGTTGCTGCACGCGGAGCTGTACCTGCGCGAGCCGGTTGTACAGGTCGCTGACGTCGCCCAGTTCCTTTTGGATTTTTTCACGCTCGGCGCTGATCTGTTCGATCTTGTCTTCCTGATAGAGGAAGATGTAGCCGCTGCCCGCTCCGGAGAACAGCACGAGGAGCACGGCGAGAATGATGGAGTTACGTACGGCGTATGGCATCGGTCTTACCCTTTCTTATTCTTTGATTTGCCTTTGCCTTTGGACTTGCCCGCCTTCTTGGTCTCTTTTTCCTTGGTGGCCGTGAAACGCGAGGAGACGTCGCCCAGCGTCGTCCGAATCGTGTCGTGCCACGCTGTGGCGGGCGACCCGCTGCTGGGGTAGAGGTCCGGAACCATCAGCGCCACATCGTAGCGGTACACCTTCTTGTCGCCGATCTGCTGCACGGATATTTCGCGGAGGTTCGTGGTGCCGATCGAACTCGAGAACGAGGGGATGCTCGGACGTGTGACGGAGAATCCGACCACCGATATGTTGCCGTCGGCGTCGGGTTTCATCTCGTTGATCCAGATGTTGCGCAGGCCGCCCGCGGCGCGCGCGAGTGTGTCGAGCGCGTCGGAGTATTTCTCGGAGTTCATGAGCAGCGTGTCGAGCGTGTTGGTCGCCGCGACCAGCGACGACGAGCGCTCTTCGAGCTCGTTGATCTGCGCGACGATGGCGCGCTGCTCGTTGATCTGCTTCCGCTCGTAGTTGAGCTGCGCCTGCTCGGTGCGGATGCGCTCCTGTTTCTGCAGACTCATGATCGTCAGGCCCGTTGCCGCGACAAAGAGCAGCACCAGCAGCAGCAGACCGTGCCACGCGAGCTTGGCCTTCTTCTGTTCCTCGCGGATGCGCGACGGAATCAGGTTGATTTTGTAGAAGTGCGGATTCTTCGGCTGCAACTGCTGCCATGCCACCGAAATGGGGACGGCGTAACGCGGCAGTTCACGCGCGAGTGCCTCGTTGGGTCCGTGACTCACACGCAGACGCGCGAGGGAGTGGAACACCAGCCCGGGATCGTTCTCGAGCATCTCCTCCTTCAGTCCGATCTCCTCGGCGTATCCCGAGAGCACCACCGCGTCGGCCTTCGAGTAGCCCGCGTTTTCGGCGGCGAGTTCGAGGCGGTTGTTGAGCATCGTCACATAGTCGCGGTCGTTCGCGCCCTGCTGTATCGGCGGTGCGATGTAGACGAGATCGTATCCGCGCATGATGAAGAGCTTGGTCTCGTCCTTCGCGACGTGTACGATGTGGACGATCGAATCGTCGCGGAAACGGAAGTGTACACGCACGAGATTGACGATCGCGATGTCGGCGCTGGTCACGAAGTTGATGCGCGTGCTCCGGCGCGAGGCGCCATGCGGCAGGGCGAACACTTCGAGGAGCGGGGAGTTCTCGATGCGGGCCGACGCCACGATACCCGTCTTGCCGATGCGCTCGTACGAGATCTGATCCTTGCCCAGCTCGAGGTTGAGCGAGTGTTGCACCTCGGAGAGCAGGTGGCTGATCACCTTTTTGGGCGAATCTTTCGGATCACTCGTCGTGAGAAACGTACGGATGTTGTGATCGCCGAGACTGACGGCCACGGTCGCGCCGGGAATGTAATGACCCGAGAGGAAATCCTTCACGGCGGTGTAGTCCATCTCGTCGCCGTCGCCCATGTCGGCGCGGTCGAAGGGATTGGCTCCGCCGTCATCCTTCTCGTGTGTCACATGCTGCTGCACGGGTATCGGCATCGACGCGACGTCGAGCACGTGCAGGTTCTTCCCTTCGCGGCCGACGGCAGCGAGGCGCAGCAGATCGCCCTCGATGGAGAGGCCGATGCAAACGTCGTCCGATTTGTGTGATGGCTTCATATGCGTCGCTTCCGCGTGTTATTTCATGCCCAGCAATTGCTGCATGCGTTTTTTGTTGTTGGCGTGGTTCAACGCCTCTTCGATGCTGATCTTCCCGAGCCCGACGATGCGTTTGAGGTCCTGCTCCATCGTGTGCATTCCAAGGGCCTGGCCCTCGTTGATCATCTGGTAGATTTCGCCGGTGTTCCCGTTCTTGATTGCGGAGCGCACGGAGGGGGTCACGACAAGCACTTCCGTGGCGAGGGCGCGCTTTCCGTCGATGGTCGGCACGAGCTTCTGCGACACGACGCAGCGGAGCACGTCGGCAAGACGGTTGCGCACGCGGTCCTGCTCGATGGGCGGCACTTCGCCGACAACACGGTCGATGCTCTCCGTCGCCGACGAGGTGTGCAGGGTTGAAAACACTTTGTGACCGGAATCTGTGATTTCGAGCGCCGACATGATCGTCTCAGGATCACGCATTTCACCGATCACCACGATGTCCGGATCCTGGCGCAGCGCCTGCACGGTGCCGTCCTTGAACGACATCACGTCGCGGCCCACTTCGCGGTGGCGGACGACGGAACGCTTCGGCGTGTGCACGTATTCGATCGGCGCGCCGATGATGATGATGTGGGACGGCACGCTCGAATTGTTCGCGTCGATGATCGCGTCCAGCGTGGTGCTCTTTCCGGATCCGGTGATGCCGGTGATCAGAATCAGTCCTTCCTTCGTGTGCTGCAGATTCACGATCCGCGTCACGTTGATGTGGAAGTTGTAACTCTCGTAGGGGCGGATCTTCGCGTTGATCGCGCGCATGTTCATGGCGGGCGAGTCGAGATCGAAGTACGCGGTTCCGCGGTAACGGTGCAGCTCCTCGCCCACCCGCGCCTGATACGAAAAATCCAGGTTGCGGTTGTTGATGAGTGTCAGCCGCTGCTTCGGCGTCACCACGGCCTGGATCAGCACGTCGCAGAGCGGCGAAGGAAGCGACGGCAGATCCTCCATCGGCTTCTTGTCGCCGTGAACACGCATCCAGATCTTTCCGTTTGTGCCGAGACTGCCGAGGTCGATGTCGGATGCCTCGATCTCGCGCATGCGCAGGAGAATACCCTCGTAGAACATGCGCAGGAGCTGTATCGCGCGGTCGTCCTGCGTCTCCAGTTTTTTCGCGAGCCATTCCTGCTTTTCGACACCGAACAGGTGATGCGGCAAATCCTTCGAGATGTACTGCATCACGGCCATCGCGTTTTGCACCAGACTCTGCGGCAATGCTGCGTGTCCGTTTCCGTTGACATTCGACGTGGCGGCGACGGCGGGGGCGGCTGTTTCAGGGGAATGCATGTATCTGGTAGCGGTATTAGTGGTTACACCTGTGTGTGCGGGGCCTTGTGAGACTCTTTGGTCCTCAACATCCTCCAACAATTAGGCCAATCTGAAATCCGGTTTTATGTCCAAACGAAACAAAGGTTTAAGGTGAGGAGCTGTGTAAGTGGAGGGGTGTTGGTGAAAAATTTGCAATTTTGTATGTCTTGTTTACAAAGGCATTCGGGGACGGATACGCGAAAAGGCGGACCGGTACATCCGGCCCGCCTGGAATGTCTGTGTTTGACGTGTGTTGTGTGGAGGATATAGCCGGTCCGGGGGGATCAGCTTTCCTCCTCCATCGTGGCGGCCACAACTTCGGCGATACATGTCACACCTTCCTTCACGCGTTCACGCGCGGATCCGCGCAGGGTGAGCATGCCCTCGCTGACGGCGATGGAGCGGACCAGATCCTCGTTGATTTCTTCGCCGGACTCGAAGATTGCCCGTCGCACGGCGGACGAGAAGTAGAGCGATTCGTGGATCGCGGCGCGGCCGCGGTACCCGCCCATGCAGCTCGGGCAGCCGACAGGTTCGTAGAATGTCGTCGTTTCGATTTCCTCCTCCGTGAAGCCCGCGCTCAGCGCTTCGGCCACATCGAGTTTGTCGGCGGGACGTTTGCACTTCGGACAGAGCCGGCGCACAAGGCGCTGCGCCACGATCAGGTTGATCGCGTACGCGATGAGGAAGGGCTCGATGCCCATTTTAAAGAGTCGGGTCACCGCGCTGGGCGCGTCGTTGGTGTGCAGCGTCGAGAAGGTGAGATGGCCCGTATTCGCGAGCTTGATCGCGATGTCGGCCGTCATCTTGTCGCGCATTTCACCCACCATCACGATGTCGGGATCATGGCGCAGAATCGCGCGGATGGCCTGTTCGAAGTTGGTGCGTGGTCCGATCTTGATCTGCCGCGCGCCGGCGATCACGTACTCGACGGGATCCTCGACCGTGAGCACGTTCACCTGCGGGCTGATCACCGCGTACAGAGCCGCGACAAGTGTCGTGCTCTTTCCGCTTCCGGTCGGACCAGTCAGAATCACCATGCCCTGCGGTTTGCGGATGGCCTTGTTGAACCACTCGTAGGCCTTCTCCTGGAAACCGATCTTGCGTATGTCGGTGATGACCTTGCGGCTGTCGAGAACGCGGATGACGACGCTCTCGTATTTCATCGTGTATTCGCTTCCTACGATCGGCAGCACCGACACGCGGAATCGGATGATGGTGTTGTCGATCTGTCGCTGTATGTACCCGTCCTGAGCCGCGTCGCGCTCGAAGCGGTCGACGCCGCGGCTGCGGTCCTTCACCACCGCGAGCACCGCCTCGGGCCGGCTGCCGTCGATGCGGTTCCATACCCGGAGTTTGCCGTCGACACGAAAATGGAATTCGGTGCTGGACAGCCCTGAAGGGAATATGTGAATATCGCTCGCGCCCTGCCGGACGGCTTCCACGAGGCAGCCCTCGAAGAAGTTGACCAGCATGCTCTTGTTGATTTCCTGATCGAGAGCCGCTTCGTCGATGCCCGATTCGAAATCGGTGTCCTGAATCTCGGCCTCGATGTCCTTGAGACTCTCGAGGAAGACGTTCTCGCTGCGCAGCAGCCCTTCGATGTGCGGCTGCAGGGCGGTCGAACGCACGAAGTACACTTCGTATTTCCGCGCGCGGAAATAGTACGCGATACGCGGAAGGTGCTTGTGCGTCGGATCGGCCGCGATGATGATGAGTTTGTCGGACGCCTGCTCGTCGTATTTCCAGGGCAGCGCCTTCGCTTCGACGAGGTACTGCTTCTGCTGCGGCGTGAGTGTGTCGAGGAGCTGCTTGATGAAGGTCTGGCGGCGCTCGTCCATCGAGCCGTCGTCGAGGCGCAGTTCCTTGAAGGCGTAGACCTTGGCGACTTCGCTGAATACCGCGTCGTGGTCCACCTTGAACTCCGACACGAGTATCTGCGCAAGACTGCGCTGCCCGCTGCCCGCCTCGCGCTCCTTGATGGCGATGGCGCGGCTGATCACGTCGGAATCGATCACGCCCTTGTGCAGGAGCGCAAATCCGACTTTGTCGATCAGCTTGGGGGAACTTGTCGAGGTGAAATCCATCGCCTGCCTTTCGCTCAATCCTCAGGTGTCGTCGTCGTGCGCGTCAGTTCGACGTCGTCGTGTTTTCCGCGGCGCGGCTGCGGCGCGCACGGATGCGCGCCTTCAGTGCGTCGACGGCCCCGCGCACGCCGGCCGTGGCCGGGAGCATCAGCATGAGCATGTCGATGGCGCCCATGCCGCCGGGGGTCTTCGGCTTGATGATCGATACTTCCGACGACACGACGGTGATGGCAGTCATGACGATCATGATGATGAGCGCCACCCAGAGCTGCATAAAATCCACTACCGATTTGAGCCGGTACGTGGTTTCGCGCTCGTAAAAGTTGGCGAGCTGCAGGGCGGTTTCACGAACCATACCCGTCTCGGAGCCCGCGTGGTATCGCGAGAGGGCGGTTTTGGTGAATACACCCGAGGCCTCGAGCGATTCGTGAAGACCCTTGCCGTGTTTGAGCATCATCGGTATGGTGGTGCTCTTGATCTGATGTTCGAAGTATGTGTTGCCCGTGGCTTCGGCCGCGGTTTTGATGACGTCGATGTTTTCGCCGGATCCGCTGTAGAGCGAGTAGAACACGCGCGAGAAGACCTCGATGCAGGTCTTGTGTATCAGCGATCCCAGCACGGGTATCTGCATCTTTGTCTTGTCCAGCCATTGTCGGCCCTTGGGATTGAGGTACACGGCGACACAGCCGGCCACGGAGCCGATCAGGAAAAGTATGAACCACACGATGTTCGCCACGAGCCAGTCGCTCATCTTCAGGGTCTGTTCCGTCATCGGCGGAAGTTCGATGCCGTACTTGAGGAACATGCGCGCCGTTTCGGGGAAAATGTACGCGACGTAGAAAATGACAGCGAGGATGAGCAGGACGAGGGTGATCATCGGCATCATCATCGCGCTTTTCATGCTCTTCTTGAATTCCATGTTGCGCTCGAGGAACTTCGCCGTCGAGTCGTACATCTCGGCCATCGCGCCGCTCTTCGAGGCGAGTCCGAGCATCTTCGACGTGAACTTTCCGAAAACGCCTTCATACTTCGCGAAGACACGCTCGGTTTCCTTGCCCTGGCGTAGATCGTTGTTTATGTCGCGCAGCGCCTCGCGAAGCACACGGTTGTCGATGTCATTCGACAGCAGCGCCAGCACTTCGTTGAACGGGAGTTTTTCCCGCAGCAGTTCGGCGCTCAGACGCACAAAGGTGATCAGATCCGTTGTGGGCGGCTTGCCGGAGGCCTCGCGCAACCGCTTGCGCACATAGTGCACCTTGAAACCCATGCCGGTCAGACCGGTGATGACCTCCTCTTTCGAGAACGCCTTCTGCTCGCCCGTGATCGGCTTGTCGGTCCCTTTCTGGACCTTGTACAGGAAGGTCGCGCGCTTC
This portion of the Ignavibacteriota bacterium genome encodes:
- a CDS encoding type II and III secretion system protein — encoded protein: MNAHLLRACLIVVLLGVTALHAQDKPVPRDYTPPEETLAMTGDTPFAKAMQIFSNAFKRFASKPLVYEEALATSAPGSKTVDSRTIGINIPGMYWRDAFDLVLRVNNFWYVENPDYVRIYSLSGKADSLNLSAKQAISTREVEISAVFFEANRSEMEQLGVNWDFLNVAPSLITKSGVVNLDVGASSSSGSGSGSGEQTQDIQFGMMNELTYTANGGKTSLHAWIKAMESENLGDLISSPSITVRSGEEGRIHVGQDFSVKQRDMSGNTTEKFYSAGTIINVTPVIMKQDSLEFVHLKISAERSSVIPDPVSTIVNKTLANTSVILIDGEETVVGGLYTNDVQAVRRGIPILKDLPWWVLGLRYLFGYDEEKLNKKELIIILKARLVPSLEDRLSRKVAEIQQGNQRVLQLEAERIDEMRKNLLRQIETARANRK
- a CDS encoding PilT/PilU family type 4a pilus ATPase, whose amino-acid sequence is MAVMQYISKDLPHHLFGVEKQEWLAKKLETQDDRAIQLLRMFYEGILLRMREIEASDIDLGSLGTNGKIWMRVHGDKKPMEDLPSLPSPLCDVLIQAVVTPKQRLTLINNRNLDFSYQARVGEELHRYRGTAYFDLDSPAMNMRAINAKIRPYESYNFHINVTRIVNLQHTKEGLILITGITGSGKSTTLDAIIDANNSSVPSHIIIIGAPIEYVHTPKRSVVRHREVGRDVMSFKDGTVQALRQDPDIVVIGEMRDPETIMSALEITDSGHKVFSTLHTSSATESIDRVVGEVPPIEQDRVRNRLADVLRCVVSQKLVPTIDGKRALATEVLVVTPSVRSAIKNGNTGEIYQMINEGQALGMHTMEQDLKRIVGLGKISIEEALNHANNKKRMQQLLGMK
- a CDS encoding type II/IV secretion system protein; translation: MIDKVGFALLHKGVIDSDVISRAIAIKEREAGSGQRSLAQILVSEFKVDHDAVFSEVAKVYAFKELRLDDGSMDERRQTFIKQLLDTLTPQQKQYLVEAKALPWKYDEQASDKLIIIAADPTHKHLPRIAYYFRARKYEVYFVRSTALQPHIEGLLRSENVFLESLKDIEAEIQDTDFESGIDEAALDQEINKSMLVNFFEGCLVEAVRQGASDIHIFPSGLSSTEFHFRVDGKLRVWNRIDGSRPEAVLAVVKDRSRGVDRFERDAAQDGYIQRQIDNTIIRFRVSVLPIVGSEYTMKYESVVIRVLDSRKVITDIRKIGFQEKAYEWFNKAIRKPQGMVILTGPTGSGKSTTLVAALYAVISPQVNVLTVEDPVEYVIAGARQIKIGPRTNFEQAIRAILRHDPDIVMVGEMRDKMTADIAIKLANTGHLTFSTLHTNDAPSAVTRLFKMGIEPFLIAYAINLIVAQRLVRRLCPKCKRPADKLDVAEALSAGFTEEEIETTTFYEPVGCPSCMGGYRGRAAIHESLYFSSAVRRAIFESGEEINEDLVRSIAVSEGMLTLRGSARERVKEGVTCIAEVVAATMEEES
- a CDS encoding type II secretion system F family protein, encoding MPEFRFTGAVPSGKTVQGNISASNAGEARKKIQELSKGRPFKVSKLEKRATFLYKVQKGTDKPITGEQKAFSKEEVITGLTGMGFKVHYVRKRLREASGKPPTTDLITFVRLSAELLREKLPFNEVLALLSNDIDNRVLREALRDINNDLRQGKETERVFAKYEGVFGKFTSKMLGLASKSGAMAEMYDSTAKFLERNMEFKKSMKSAMMMPMITLVLLILAVIFYVAYIFPETARMFLKYGIELPPMTEQTLKMSDWLVANIVWFILFLIGSVAGCVAVYLNPKGRQWLDKTKMQIPVLGSLIHKTCIEVFSRVFYSLYSGSGENIDVIKTAAEATGNTYFEHQIKSTTIPMMLKHGKGLHESLEASGVFTKTALSRYHAGSETGMVRETALQLANFYERETTYRLKSVVDFMQLWVALIIMIVMTAITVVSSEVSIIKPKTPGGMGAIDMLMLMLPATAGVRGAVDALKARIRARRSRAAENTTTSN